In the genome of Porphyrobacter sp. ULC335, one region contains:
- a CDS encoding CsgG/HfaB family protein, which yields MRRLLTLALTSLTALSLAGCMSMPQDGRNSMATTTSLAYFPKKTQTQNLLNQLPAPQRPVAIAVYGFTDQTGQFKPSEQGQTLSRAVTQGASSMLVKALQDAGNRGWFTVVERERLDNLLRERQIIGEMRKRYLGEQEIDPNALPALLFAGVLLEGGIVGYDTNTVTGGAGAAFLGIGARTEYRQDTVTVYLRAVSVRTGEVLANVTSSKTIASQAIGASAFKFVAFRELLEAEAGITSNEPDQVALQQAIEKAVYGLVLEGVELDLWRFEDMSAAVPLLSAYRAERDGVYDASDIQKAIKRAGSLTALTVVDGEKENERRDGS from the coding sequence ATGCGCAGACTTCTCACTCTTGCCCTGACGTCGCTCACCGCGCTGTCGCTTGCCGGCTGCATGAGCATGCCGCAGGACGGGCGCAATTCGATGGCGACCACCACCAGCCTCGCCTATTTCCCGAAGAAGACCCAGACCCAGAACCTGCTCAACCAGCTGCCTGCGCCGCAGCGGCCGGTGGCGATTGCGGTCTATGGCTTCACCGACCAGACCGGTCAGTTCAAGCCGAGCGAACAGGGGCAAACCCTGTCGCGCGCGGTCACGCAGGGCGCAAGCTCGATGCTGGTCAAGGCGCTGCAGGACGCGGGGAACCGCGGATGGTTTACCGTGGTGGAACGCGAGCGGCTGGATAACCTGCTGCGCGAACGCCAGATCATCGGCGAGATGCGCAAGCGCTATCTGGGCGAACAGGAAATCGATCCCAATGCCCTGCCTGCGCTGCTGTTTGCGGGCGTGCTGCTGGAAGGCGGGATTGTCGGATACGACACCAACACCGTCACCGGCGGCGCTGGCGCGGCCTTCCTTGGGATTGGTGCCCGCACCGAATACCGGCAGGACACGGTGACCGTCTACCTGCGCGCTGTCTCGGTACGCACCGGCGAAGTGCTCGCCAACGTGACTTCGTCCAAGACCATCGCCAGCCAGGCGATCGGCGCGAGCGCGTTCAAGTTCGTGGCGTTCCGCGAGCTGCTCGAAGCCGAGGCCGGGATCACCTCCAACGAGCCCGATCAGGTCGCCCTGCAACAGGCGATCGAAAAGGCTGTCTACGGCCTCGTGCTCGAGGGTGTGGAGCTGGATCTGTGGCGGTTCGAGGACATGTCGGCCGCCGTGCCGCTGCTCTCGGCCTACCGCGCAGAGCGTGACGGCGTTTACGACGCCAGCGATATCCAGAAGGCGATCAAGCGCGCTGGCTCGCTGACGGCGCTGACAGTCGTCGATGGCGAAAAGGAGAATGAACGGCGGGACGGTTCGTAA
- a CDS encoding phosphate-starvation-inducible protein PsiE: MNKPQPDDARPEPVLQDSPAGKLFKLIEQGLLMLAAIMTLVAAGVEVWSVYQRGSIVLADILLMFLYTEVIAMIAVFYTGKGSSFVFPIFIAITAIARLIVLQGKDMDAENVVYEAGAILLLAFAALVMGRVRSD, encoded by the coding sequence ATGAACAAGCCCCAGCCCGACGACGCCCGGCCCGAACCGGTTTTGCAGGACAGCCCTGCGGGCAAACTGTTCAAGCTGATCGAACAAGGCCTGCTGATGCTCGCCGCGATCATGACGCTGGTGGCTGCGGGGGTGGAGGTCTGGTCGGTCTACCAGCGCGGTTCAATCGTGCTGGCCGATATCCTGCTGATGTTCCTCTATACCGAGGTGATCGCGATGATCGCGGTGTTCTACACCGGCAAGGGCTCGTCGTTCGTCTTTCCGATCTTCATCGCCATCACCGCGATTGCACGGCTGATCGTGCTGCAAGGCAAGGACATGGACGCAGAAAACGTCGTTTACGAGGCGGGGGCGATCCTGCTGCTGGCCTTTGCCGCGCTGGTGATGGGCCGCGTCCGTTCTGACTGA
- a CDS encoding DUF2975 domain-containing protein — protein sequence MKFRSTDPLLTAAKVVVALLIALSIFVMVMLTIGLGAIFTVERSDLLAKLASAGAPQYAYWMVALVIAMLIGLFWHAFQFLRDLWSIIASVDAGDPFRPANADLLNRMGWTVLGAYITALLIALQAAWLEQFDPLDSIDADVNIDLGAGGLLLMLTLFILARVFRHGAAMREDLEGTV from the coding sequence ATGAAATTCCGCAGCACTGACCCGCTCCTAACCGCGGCCAAAGTTGTCGTCGCATTGCTGATCGCCCTGAGCATCTTCGTGATGGTGATGCTGACGATCGGGCTTGGCGCTATCTTCACCGTTGAACGCAGCGACCTGCTCGCCAAGCTGGCTTCGGCCGGTGCGCCCCAATACGCTTACTGGATGGTTGCACTGGTGATCGCCATGCTCATCGGGCTGTTCTGGCACGCCTTCCAGTTCCTGCGCGATCTGTGGTCGATCATCGCATCGGTCGATGCGGGCGATCCCTTCCGTCCGGCGAATGCTGACCTCCTCAATCGGATGGGCTGGACCGTCTTGGGCGCCTATATCACCGCGCTTCTGATCGCCTTGCAGGCGGCCTGGCTGGAGCAGTTCGACCCGCTCGACAGCATCGACGCCGATGTGAACATTGATCTGGGCGCGGGCGGTCTGCTGCTGATGCTGACCCTGTTCATCCTCGCCCGCGTGTTCCGCCATGGCGCCGCGATGCGCGAAGACCTGGAAGGAACCGTGTGA
- the rpoB gene encoding DNA-directed RNA polymerase subunit beta, translated as MATKAKPPVTRSRKAQGTAKKRIRKIFGDIHEVVQMPNLIEVQRESYEQFLRSDKATGYVSGLEKTLRSVFPIRDFAGSAELDFVHYELEEPKYDTTECRQRGITYAAPMKVTLRLIVFEVDSETETRSVLDIKEQDVYMGDMPLMTDNGTFIINGTERVIVSQMHRSPGVLFDHDRGKTHSSGKLLFAARVIPYRGSWLDFEFDAKDIVNVRIDRKRKLPVTALLYSLGLDAEDILHHFYNTVVWERAKDGWKIPFVAEQWRGAKPTFALIDAATGEEVFAAGTKISPRAANKAAKDGLANLLLPVEEVVSRYAAADMIDESTGRIYIEAGDEVTLEHVEAFDKAGIDTLTLLDIDEINTGPWIRNTLKADKAENRDEGLEAIYKVMRPGEPPTKETAEALFEGLFFDAERYDLSAVGRVKLNMRLGLECEDTVTTLRKEDILAVVKELVGLKDGKGEVDDIDNLGNRRVRSVGELLENQYRVGLLRMERAVKERMSSVDVSTVMPNDLINAKPAVAAVREFFGSSQLSQFMDQTNPLSEVTHKRRVSALGPGGLTRERAGFEVRDVHPTHYGRICPIETPEGPNIGLINSLASFSRVNKYGFIETPYRKVIDGKVTADVIYLSAMEEQKHTVAQASAELNEDGSFVEELVSARHNGDNLMAMREHVTLMDVSPKQLVSVAASLIPFLENDDANRALMGSNMQRQAVPLVKAEAPWVGTGMEETVARDSGAAIAAKRGGIVDQVDATRIVIRAIGDVEPGQSGVDIYTLQKFQRSNQNTCINQRPLVKVGDVIEQGDIIADGPSTDLGELALGKNSLVAFMPWNGYNYEDSILISERIVKDDVFTSIHIEEFEVMARDTKLGPEDITRDIPNVGEEALRNLDEAGIVYIGAEVHPGDILVGKITPKGESPMTPEEKLLRAIFGEKASDVRDTSLRLPPGVAGTIVEVRVFNRHGIEIDDRTRAIQNEEIERLRKDAADERNILNRATYNRLRDMLIGQTASAAPKGAKKGVEITAEMLDELERFEWFKFAVADDGRQAQIEAVKTQYDEAVAVIDAKFHDRKEKLERGDELAPGVLKMVKVFVAVKRKLQPGDKMAGRHGNKGVISRILPAEDMPFLEDGTPVDLVLNPLGVPSRMNVGQIFETHLGFAARALGHEIKAKLDEWRAANPNAASDYAGVAPPAAVVDRLKDIYGEQYFEDIDSRTTADIVELAGNLAAGVPMGTPVFDGAREPDVSEMLIKAGIDSSGQSTLYDGRTGEAFDRKVTVGIIYMLKLHHLVDDKIHARSIGPYSLVTQQPLGGKAQFGGQRFGEMEVWALQAYGAAYTLQEMLTVKSDDVVGRTKVYEAIVKGDDTFEAGIPESFNVLVKEMRSLGLNVELKSILDEDEDQTDYSAIAAE; from the coding sequence ATGGCAACCAAGGCGAAGCCGCCCGTGACCCGCAGCCGCAAGGCGCAAGGGACCGCCAAGAAGCGCATCCGCAAGATCTTCGGTGACATTCACGAAGTCGTGCAGATGCCGAACCTCATCGAGGTTCAGCGCGAAAGCTACGAACAGTTCCTGCGGTCCGACAAGGCCACCGGCTATGTCTCGGGCCTCGAAAAGACCCTGCGCTCGGTCTTCCCGATCCGCGATTTCGCCGGCTCTGCCGAGCTTGATTTCGTGCATTACGAACTCGAAGAGCCCAAGTACGACACAACCGAGTGCCGTCAGCGCGGCATCACCTATGCTGCCCCGATGAAGGTGACCCTGCGTCTCATCGTTTTCGAGGTCGACAGCGAAACCGAAACCCGCTCCGTGCTCGATATCAAGGAGCAGGACGTCTACATGGGCGACATGCCCTTGATGACGGACAACGGCACCTTCATCATCAACGGCACCGAGCGTGTGATCGTCAGCCAGATGCACCGTTCGCCGGGCGTGCTGTTCGACCATGACCGCGGCAAGACCCACTCTTCGGGCAAGCTGCTGTTTGCCGCCCGCGTGATCCCGTATCGCGGCTCGTGGCTCGATTTCGAGTTCGACGCCAAGGACATCGTCAACGTCCGCATCGACCGCAAGCGCAAGCTGCCGGTCACCGCGCTGCTCTATTCGCTCGGCCTCGATGCCGAGGATATCCTCCACCACTTCTACAACACCGTGGTGTGGGAGCGCGCCAAGGATGGCTGGAAGATCCCGTTCGTGGCCGAGCAATGGCGCGGCGCCAAGCCGACCTTCGCGCTGATCGACGCGGCCACCGGCGAGGAAGTCTTCGCTGCCGGCACCAAGATCAGCCCGCGCGCCGCCAACAAGGCCGCAAAGGATGGCCTCGCCAACCTGCTGCTGCCGGTTGAAGAAGTCGTCAGCCGCTATGCCGCCGCCGACATGATCGACGAAAGCACCGGCCGCATCTACATTGAAGCCGGTGATGAAGTGACGCTCGAGCATGTCGAGGCCTTCGACAAGGCTGGCATCGACACCCTCACGCTGCTCGACATCGACGAGATCAACACTGGTCCGTGGATCCGCAACACGCTCAAGGCCGACAAGGCCGAGAACCGCGACGAGGGTCTGGAAGCGATCTACAAGGTCATGCGTCCGGGCGAACCGCCGACGAAGGAAACCGCCGAAGCGCTGTTCGAAGGCCTGTTCTTCGATGCCGAACGCTATGACCTGTCGGCCGTGGGCCGCGTGAAGCTCAACATGCGTCTCGGCCTCGAGTGCGAAGACACCGTCACCACGCTGCGCAAGGAAGATATCCTCGCGGTGGTGAAGGAGCTTGTCGGCCTCAAGGACGGCAAGGGCGAAGTCGACGACATCGACAACCTCGGCAACCGCCGCGTGCGTTCGGTGGGCGAGCTGCTGGAAAACCAGTACCGCGTCGGCCTGCTGCGCATGGAGCGCGCCGTGAAGGAGCGCATGAGCTCGGTCGACGTATCGACCGTGATGCCGAACGACCTCATCAACGCCAAGCCCGCCGTGGCCGCAGTGCGTGAGTTCTTCGGTTCCTCGCAGCTCTCGCAGTTCATGGACCAGACCAATCCGCTCTCGGAAGTCACCCACAAGCGCCGCGTTTCGGCCTTGGGCCCGGGCGGTCTCACCCGTGAGCGCGCAGGCTTCGAAGTCCGCGACGTTCACCCGACCCACTATGGCCGCATCTGCCCGATTGAAACGCCGGAAGGCCCGAACATCGGTCTGATCAACTCGCTGGCGTCGTTCAGCCGCGTCAACAAGTATGGCTTCATCGAAACGCCGTACCGCAAGGTGATCGACGGCAAGGTGACGGCGGACGTGATCTACCTTTCCGCGATGGAAGAGCAGAAGCACACCGTTGCGCAGGCTTCGGCTGAACTGAACGAGGACGGCTCCTTCGTCGAGGAACTGGTCTCGGCCCGTCACAACGGCGACAACCTGATGGCGATGCGCGAGCACGTCACGCTGATGGATGTCAGCCCCAAGCAGCTCGTCTCGGTCGCGGCATCGCTCATTCCGTTCCTGGAAAACGATGACGCCAACCGCGCGCTGATGGGCTCGAACATGCAGCGTCAGGCCGTGCCGCTCGTCAAGGCGGAAGCGCCGTGGGTCGGCACCGGCATGGAAGAAACCGTGGCGCGCGATTCCGGCGCGGCGATCGCTGCCAAGCGCGGCGGGATCGTTGACCAGGTCGACGCCACCCGCATCGTGATCCGTGCGATCGGCGATGTCGAACCCGGCCAGTCGGGCGTCGACATCTACACGCTGCAGAAGTTCCAGCGTTCGAACCAGAACACCTGCATCAACCAGCGTCCGCTGGTGAAGGTGGGTGACGTGATCGAACAGGGCGACATCATCGCCGATGGTCCCTCGACCGATCTGGGCGAGCTGGCGCTGGGCAAGAACAGCCTCGTCGCCTTCATGCCCTGGAACGGCTACAACTACGAAGACTCGATCCTGATCAGCGAACGCATCGTGAAGGACGACGTCTTCACCTCGATCCACATCGAGGAGTTCGAAGTCATGGCCCGCGACACCAAGCTCGGGCCAGAGGACATCACCCGCGACATCCCCAACGTCGGCGAGGAAGCCCTGCGCAACCTCGACGAAGCAGGCATCGTCTACATCGGTGCAGAAGTGCACCCGGGTGACATCCTTGTCGGCAAGATCACGCCCAAGGGCGAATCTCCGATGACGCCGGAAGAAAAGCTGCTGCGCGCGATCTTCGGCGAAAAGGCGAGCGATGTGCGTGACACCTCGCTGCGTCTGCCGCCGGGCGTTGCGGGCACCATCGTCGAGGTCCGGGTGTTCAACCGCCACGGTATCGAGATCGACGACCGTACCCGTGCGATCCAGAACGAGGAAATCGAACGCCTCCGCAAGGATGCGGCCGATGAACGCAACATCCTCAACCGTGCGACCTACAACCGCCTGCGCGACATGCTGATCGGCCAGACCGCATCGGCTGCTCCCAAGGGCGCGAAGAAGGGCGTCGAAATCACTGCCGAGATGCTCGATGAGCTCGAGCGCTTCGAATGGTTCAAGTTCGCGGTCGCGGATGATGGCCGTCAGGCGCAGATCGAAGCGGTGAAGACGCAGTACGACGAAGCCGTCGCGGTGATCGATGCCAAGTTCCATGACCGCAAGGAAAAGCTGGAACGCGGCGACGAACTCGCTCCGGGCGTGCTCAAGATGGTCAAGGTCTTCGTCGCGGTGAAGCGCAAGCTGCAGCCGGGCGACAAGATGGCCGGCCGCCACGGGAACAAGGGTGTAATCAGCCGCATTCTGCCGGCCGAAGACATGCCGTTCCTCGAAGACGGTACGCCGGTCGACCTCGTGCTCAACCCGCTGGGCGTGCCTTCGCGCATGAACGTCGGGCAGATCTTCGAAACCCACCTGGGCTTCGCAGCCCGCGCGCTGGGTCACGAGATCAAGGCGAAGCTGGACGAATGGCGCGCTGCCAATCCGAATGCGGCGTCCGATTACGCCGGTGTGGCTCCGCCCGCCGCTGTGGTCGATCGTCTCAAGGACATCTACGGCGAGCAGTATTTCGAGGACATCGACAGCCGTACCACGGCCGATATCGTCGAACTGGCGGGCAACCTTGCGGCTGGTGTGCCGATGGGGACCCCGGTGTTCGACGGCGCGCGCGAACCGGACGTGTCGGAAATGCTGATCAAGGCAGGGATCGACTCTTCGGGTCAGTCCACGCTGTATGACGGCCGCACCGGCGAGGCGTTCGA
- a CDS encoding helix-turn-helix domain-containing protein, translated as MPPINDDLEGTRIMVKLDDLLYARRMTLTELAERVGLTLANLSILKTGKAKAIRFSTLAAICRELECQPGDLLAYEAE; from the coding sequence ATGCCCCCCATCAACGATGACCTCGAAGGAACCCGCATCATGGTGAAGCTCGACGACCTGCTCTACGCCCGCCGCATGACGCTGACCGAACTGGCCGAGCGTGTCGGCCTCACCCTCGCCAACCTGTCGATCCTCAAGACCGGCAAGGCCAAGGCGATCCGTTTCTCCACCCTCGCCGCGATCTGCCGCGAGTTGGAGTGCCAGCCGGGCGATCTGCTCGCTTACGAAGCGGAATGA
- a CDS encoding beta strand repeat-containing protein encodes MKRMIKTGVSMLAISLAGAAMAQAVPNTSDVEQTGSGETAVVGQSGTGTNTSDIDQDGSDNTATVTQSSVAGGTNASTILQSVTASGNEATVGQTGEGNTSNVTQDGDDSDVTVDQDGTDNVSGVTQNALASSATVTQTGNANASTVGQTGDSSTILVSQNNDDGAIDGNDSFVTQSGDDALATIDQNGQGNVSTVTQTGTASLTNIIQDGTGNTSTVTQGGISADAFVDQTGEGNISVIGQTGFSSVTDVTQNGDDNQSTVTQSASLADTTIQQNGTGNRSTVTQSGLDSSTLVTQNNFPGIPVGNNSPIGNTSFVTQSGAGSETEILQNGTGNSSTLTQSGIGAVAYVEQNDFNNVSTANETGAGSDLFVRQIGTGNDSNVRQNGIGSEVDVFQNGTTNNSLVIGTGLNSTIDVFQGGLNNSSTINQTSLNTNATVFQDGNANQSVIAQLAGEADVDVTQTGMTNFSDVRGVANFSDVTVNQNGTSNRSEVDQNSASIRVGIFTLPLLNENQSASVTQDGVDNTSRVDQYGRNQVAQINQIGEGNISGAPGGLAGITQVGENQTATLLQEGDGNRSVINQGISGSFTIITAAASDGNNADVTQNGDDGVSSITQNGDLNTATLEQDGLLNDSTIVQLGTSNTATVTQAATGNASDVNQNGTGNSAIVSQGM; translated from the coding sequence ATGAAGAGAATGATCAAAACCGGTGTTTCGATGCTCGCGATTTCGCTGGCCGGCGCTGCGATGGCACAGGCTGTCCCCAACACCTCCGACGTCGAGCAGACCGGCAGCGGCGAAACCGCCGTCGTGGGCCAGTCGGGCACCGGCACCAACACCTCGGACATCGATCAGGACGGCAGCGACAACACTGCCACCGTCACCCAGTCGAGCGTTGCGGGCGGCACCAACGCCTCCACCATCCTCCAGTCGGTAACCGCCAGCGGCAACGAAGCCACCGTGGGCCAGACGGGCGAAGGCAACACCAGCAACGTCACCCAGGATGGTGATGACAGCGACGTGACCGTCGACCAGGACGGCACCGACAACGTTTCGGGCGTGACCCAGAACGCGCTCGCTTCTTCCGCCACCGTCACCCAGACCGGCAATGCCAACGCCAGCACGGTCGGCCAGACGGGCGACAGCTCCACCATCCTCGTCAGCCAGAACAATGATGACGGCGCGATCGACGGGAACGATTCCTTCGTCACCCAGAGCGGCGATGATGCTCTGGCGACCATCGACCAGAACGGTCAGGGCAACGTTTCGACCGTTACCCAGACCGGCACAGCCTCGCTGACCAACATCATCCAGGATGGCACCGGCAACACTTCGACGGTCACTCAGGGTGGCATTTCGGCGGATGCGTTTGTCGACCAAACCGGCGAAGGCAATATCTCGGTGATCGGCCAGACCGGCTTCAGCTCGGTGACCGATGTCACGCAGAACGGCGATGATAACCAGTCGACGGTCACGCAGTCGGCTTCGCTGGCCGACACCACGATCCAGCAGAATGGCACGGGCAACCGCTCGACCGTCACGCAGTCCGGACTGGATTCCTCCACCCTGGTGACCCAGAACAATTTCCCCGGTATTCCGGTCGGCAACAACTCGCCGATCGGTAACACCTCATTCGTGACCCAAAGCGGAGCCGGGTCGGAAACCGAAATCCTCCAGAACGGAACGGGCAACTCCTCGACCCTCACCCAGTCGGGCATCGGTGCCGTAGCCTATGTTGAACAGAACGACTTCAACAACGTCTCGACCGCCAACGAAACCGGCGCCGGGTCGGACCTTTTCGTGCGGCAGATCGGCACGGGCAATGATTCCAACGTCCGTCAGAACGGGATTGGATCGGAGGTCGACGTTTTCCAGAACGGCACCACGAACAATTCTCTGGTGATCGGCACCGGGCTTAACTCGACCATTGATGTGTTCCAGGGCGGGTTGAACAACTCCAGCACGATCAACCAGACCTCTCTCAACACCAATGCAACTGTGTTCCAGGACGGTAATGCCAACCAGTCGGTGATCGCGCAGCTTGCCGGTGAAGCCGATGTCGATGTGACCCAGACCGGGATGACCAACTTCTCCGACGTGCGCGGTGTGGCGAACTTCTCGGACGTGACGGTGAACCAGAACGGCACGAGCAACCGCTCGGAAGTCGATCAGAACTCGGCGAGCATCCGGGTCGGCATCTTCACCCTGCCCCTGCTCAACGAGAATCAGAGCGCTTCGGTGACCCAGGACGGCGTCGACAATACCTCGCGCGTCGACCAGTACGGCCGCAACCAGGTCGCGCAGATCAACCAGATCGGTGAAGGCAACATCTCGGGCGCCCCGGGCGGCCTTGCCGGGATCACCCAGGTCGGCGAGAACCAGACCGCCACCCTGCTGCAGGAAGGCGACGGCAACCGCTCGGTCATCAATCAGGGCATCAGCGGCAGCTTCACGATCATCACCGCGGCTGCCAGCGACGGCAACAACGCCGATGTGACCCAAAACGGCGATGATGGCGTGTCCAGCATCACCCAGAACGGCGATCTCAACACGGCGACGCTCGAACAGGATGGCCTGCTGAACGATTCAACCATCGTCCAGCTCGGCACTTCGAACACCGCAACCGTCACGCAGGCGGCGACCGGCAACGCGTCGGACGTCAACCAGAACGGCACGGGCAACAGCGCGATCGTCAGCCAGGGCATGTGA
- the rplL gene encoding 50S ribosomal protein L7/L12, with amino-acid sequence MADIAKLVEELSKLTVLEAADLAKALEEAWGVSAAAAVAVAAGPAAAAEAVEEQTEFDVILTGDGGKKIQVIKEVRAITGLGLTEAKALVEGAPKAVKEGVNKAEAEDIKKKIEEAGGTVELK; translated from the coding sequence ATGGCCGATATTGCCAAGCTTGTTGAAGAACTTTCGAAGCTGACCGTGCTCGAAGCAGCCGATCTCGCCAAGGCCCTCGAAGAAGCATGGGGCGTTAGCGCCGCTGCTGCTGTCGCGGTTGCCGCTGGCCCGGCCGCTGCTGCCGAAGCTGTCGAAGAGCAGACCGAATTCGACGTCATCCTGACCGGCGACGGCGGGAAGAAGATCCAGGTCATCAAGGAAGTCCGTGCCATCACCGGCCTCGGTCTGACTGAAGCCAAGGCTCTCGTCGAAGGCGCGCCCAAGGCCGTCAAGGAAGGCGTGAACAAGGCTGAAGCCGAAGACATCAAGAAGAAGATCGAAGAAGCCGGCGGCACCGTCGAGCTCAAGTAA
- a CDS encoding curli assembly protein CsgF, translating to MSYLKACLVGCAVLCGTPLAAQDVVYEPISPTFGGNPFNSNHVLGVANANNDFRDPSAANRNSQADIFSRQLQSRLLSALSSQIVDAIFGDNPQESGTISFGGQTIEFFRSLEEVTLIIRDDTTGEETRIVVPLFIDVN from the coding sequence ATGTCGTATCTGAAGGCATGCCTTGTGGGCTGCGCTGTGCTGTGCGGTACGCCGCTTGCGGCTCAGGATGTGGTTTACGAGCCCATCAGCCCGACTTTCGGCGGCAACCCGTTCAATTCGAACCACGTGCTCGGCGTCGCCAACGCGAACAATGATTTCCGCGATCCGAGTGCGGCAAACCGCAACTCGCAGGCCGATATCTTCTCCAGACAGCTGCAATCGCGCCTGCTCTCGGCGCTGTCTTCGCAGATCGTCGATGCGATCTTCGGCGACAATCCGCAGGAATCCGGCACCATCAGCTTCGGCGGGCAGACGATTGAATTCTTCCGCTCGCTCGAGGAAGTGACGCTGATCATCCGCGACGACACCACGGGCGAGGAAACCCGCATCGTCGTGCCGCTGTTCATTGACGTGAACTGA
- the rplJ gene encoding 50S ribosomal protein L10 codes for MDRSQKADAVAQLNAVFNEVSVVVVTRNLGMTVAQSTALRLKMRDAGATYKVAKNRLANLALENTDYVGLGDMLTGPVGLAWSTDPVAAAKAAVEFAKTNDKLEIVGGSMGSVVLDEAGIRALASMPSLDELRAKLIGLVNAPATKIAQVVTAPAAKVARVFAAYADKAA; via the coding sequence ATGGATCGTTCGCAGAAAGCCGACGCGGTTGCCCAGCTCAATGCGGTCTTCAACGAGGTTTCCGTGGTGGTCGTCACCCGCAACCTCGGCATGACGGTGGCTCAGTCCACTGCCCTGCGTCTGAAGATGCGCGATGCTGGCGCCACCTACAAGGTTGCGAAGAACCGTCTCGCCAATCTCGCCCTCGAAAACACCGACTATGTCGGACTTGGTGACATGCTCACCGGTCCGGTCGGGCTGGCCTGGTCGACTGACCCGGTCGCGGCTGCCAAGGCCGCTGTCGAATTCGCCAAGACGAATGACAAGCTCGAAATCGTCGGCGGTTCGATGGGTTCGGTCGTTCTCGACGAAGCAGGGATCCGGGCGCTTGCCTCGATGCCGAGCCTCGACGAGCTGCGCGCCAAGCTCATCGGTCTGGTCAACGCACCTGCGACGAAGATCGCCCAGGTCGTTACCGCACCCGCCGCGAAGGTCGCCCGTGTGTTCGCCGCTTACGCGGACAAGGCAGCTTAA